CTGTAACATTTCAAGAATTACCCGATGAAGAACCTGAAACTTATTCAATTGTAGGTGCTGCAGAGGCAGACCCATTTGCTGGAAAGATATCAAATGAATCGCCAATTGCAAAAGGATTAGTAGGGCATCGATTAGGAGAAGTTGTTGAAATTGAAACTCCTGGCGGTTCGATGAAAGTTAAGATTACTGAAGTCAAATAATAGTTAGTTAAGAAGGATGGGAGTGTGATATAAGTGAAGTGCCTTACAAAACTTGGACATGTAAATCAAGTTTTGGAGGTGCTTTTTTGACACGTAATTATACCTACAGCTTTAAGTTGAAAGTAGTTAAAGAATATTTAAATGGTGAAAATTCACTCCACACACTGTGTCTGAAATATAAGATGCCGAGTGATACTCCATTAGTAATTTGGGTGTCGCGTTATAAAGCTTTTGGTCCTACCGGACTTAAACAGCTTAAACGCCGGCACTATTCTAATGATTTCAAGGTAGCGGTTATTACCTATTACTTGAACCATTCTACCAGTATTCAAAAAACAGCCATCCACTTTGATATCAGCCACACAGTCGTTTATAATTGGCTTAAATTAATGCGGCAATTTGGAATTAAAGCCGTAATTTCATCTAAGATAGGACGACCCAAGATGGTTAAGAAAAAGAAAGAAACATCCAAGAAAAAGACCGAACAACAGTTAATAGAGAGACAACAAAAACAAATCAGACATTTAGAACAGGAACTTTCCTATACTAAAATTGAGAATGTTTATCTAAAAAAATTGGATGCCGTAATTCGAAACAAAAAATAGCACTAAAAGT
Above is a window of Liquorilactobacillus hordei DSM 19519 DNA encoding:
- a CDS encoding helix-turn-helix domain-containing protein gives rise to the protein MTRNYTYSFKLKVVKEYLNGENSLHTLCLKYKMPSDTPLVIWVSRYKAFGPTGLKQLKRRHYSNDFKVAVITYYLNHSTSIQKTAIHFDISHTVVYNWLKLMRQFGIKAVISSKIGRPKMVKKKKETSKKKTEQQLIERQQKQIRHLEQELSYTKIENVYLKKLDAVIRNKK